Proteins encoded together in one Ptiloglossa arizonensis isolate GNS036 chromosome 9, iyPtiAriz1_principal, whole genome shotgun sequence window:
- the LOC143151200 gene encoding uncharacterized protein LOC143151200 isoform X2 — MASDLSSGCTEAIEVLDEKEEGEISLEDVSSSEEGHLNYGYGTRLPQCSNCLSTQHNAAWCTAPAKFYHSKGPNRRVDLILQDAVQGKENRHQIKESGCVGTKHVVSTLQEKNDDLVPISSDSDMEIVGLADNSKQIVIRPSSKTRVKKKRKKKRNHVSVMSLDDLVSSSTVDVSVPECVSSLKHDMTKTNSLRSHHREMSPVRRTRLKADLRSPPRRHRSLIKAHSPFRRSKSPAIRTRSPTIRRSPRRLKSPKRSPYRSPGKTMPRKTSHIELTSSSHNYIDTHKLLKKVRHLDSIGTHSLEETLNKNKEHASSLKEKLTNMMKGVCDNNSDMMNLSKEMSNTRVNKNELNDADDEEDLALLRQKALETKQKKSNKQNEQPKAETAKKVSANIDDDQDEEDLELRMIALRSAVLKKHQNRVQKGIKSGRYKKSNISRSESPFTQSFLDSIPIPGEELLNFASPPHTPLPMSENNHTEDMDLDTDVESEKEKLPYSPTDKITTNISVDTELLGIQPSDVSFISVNEANNSPDFHTSITPNQDDQKSYQGKIIENRSYLPNVAYYTLSQNALYATTNANPQYSSTESVKSDFMKVHNSHVNILKSNNTSTFVDNSTSQEVPYSPTDTPIYDPDLSHELPQNLGSVAISNSSLVSMGSSCNSNMHESSEQYNHMSTSQQTQTTKQINNANEDEHLDKLETLSMDAAVSSAASSLRESISLNSSITIDDLPETDTDKSPLIESLKNVKHMEYIPNNTTDNIKEIMPEPLYMKGVPDVTKDINKIPTLINRTLVPASILKTNKQLQQPLPIRKSTTQEPTFKSAQMQPVVINEETSSKANTSFKPIKLMSFPQKSHSVLTIPTAFHDSLHEDSINEILSNKDILPAEGNVNATQIQNNSTINAESLDKTCDIASLTQKKKKPTKKGIKRKSGTVQLITKEHDAIGTNNDNLNVLHKQINKTSEPEKFEKCKNNKRQLNAKDNVKDNIHQQNQILSETNIDELKMNDTSSSGTVEQVKNTDARRQSLDEDEEALRAILLASLPKRTKSTNQMQSNSTAITTVSSMLSNCNNQVLENQIASKVELSMVNTINTTDTNSTTFLLTPQANSCGSENDANQTNSGSKAINTITQGSSPAETVKTLALITSGRKRLIPISKGPQKKLVKRIPIPASTKVVNNAKKYQNAMVQKKLNLQKAALYGKQKVTESKILTKVQSNDNKWSTNTKISLSDTQRIVINLESDTESDSESEQRTNKVVSSVNSLTVDKHQSTINSTIEFEKNLDQFLRAVRKKQESLAAARPTSVSQTLKKNAVLTTKPDNSSNLHTPLAVRHLPASQQEEYRRLKQQIMEREKLKLHRTVESNGSVKNKNVEVSTKSISPNSPNKELHSKINQTVSAKSQDLNTQQLNKENCSKNLDSIKNTYANIQSCTNNVHSVDKPGNVSPNQTKAISRLITNLNVCISNENHPNSIGNNILGNPLQLVTPRKVFELSANEIPTKDKASSGLKVLSTDEVNRKYVQIQVKNDTNERVVTIHDKVTLNNETVINQNENISGNKDNINRDTCDHDELIQSVEKEIITDDTQCGNNHVVDSDASTVTLTRDNENADSKGSPDTSESTIQLSQYEEDSRASTISFAESKDENYISLFKNNLLSSDKRSIEESWGAIKRDVKTELSALINLSRVEQEQRLMDTEQKLVLKRYTILDELAEMSSNLRQWHMERDLQTNLVAEVRKLREQLKVAEERLQLQRNRINNIGPKVVGAHGKINAGRQECFKLATICSSLGSRIIGKEYKVPEAGAQLLNNRLKEVANHTRQLSRKKVPSIDIPEAQESTKLNEETVSIVHTEISQIEDLSLEKSNIDNGDIKILNENECLTKSNEIESNMLIETVTVNLKETSKEEMTLSNLYASNNTESIPQHNNSEQEASTEQLGGSNIPVTTPSIPSSKYTKKLDHKESSEDKIVRTSSNLQSCNQKINSTRPEVEHQIKKTLLPYESILTHFKVPRNTNPNGVLCPYELMGTCNDGDCQFIHQRDSQAK; from the exons ATGGCTAGCGATTTATCGAGCGGGTGTACAGAAGCAATCGAAGTGTTGGATGAAAAAGAAGAAGGTGAAATATCCTTGGAAGATGTGAGTTCTTCCGAGGAAGGACATTTAAATTACGGATACGGGACTAGACTTCCTCAATGTTCCAACTGTTTATCGACCCAACATAATGCAGCGTGGTGTACTGCTCCTGCCAAGTTTTATCACTCTAAGGGCCCTAACAGAAGAG TTGACCTTATTCTACAAGATGCAGTCCAGGGAAAAGAAAATCGTCACCAGATCAAAGAATCAGGATGCGTTGGAACAAAACATGTAGTTTCTACACTTCAAGAAAAAAATGATGACCTTGTACCTATTTCAAGTGACAGCGATATGGAAATCGTTGGTCTTGCAGATAATTCTAAACAGATTGTTATACGTCCTTCATCAAAAActagagtaaaaaaaaagagaaaaaagaaaagaaatcatgTATCTGTGATGTCATTAGATGATTTAGTATCTTCATCTACTGTGGATGTGTCTGTGCCAGAATGTGTCAGTTCATTAAAACATGATATGACAAAAACTAATTCTTTAAGATCCCACCATAGAGAAATGAGTCCTGTTCGTAGAACCAGATTAAAAGCAGATCTAAGATCACCTCCCAGAAGACATAGATCTCTTATAAAAGCACATTCTCCTTTTAGAAGATCAAAATCTCCTGCTATTCGTACTAGATCACCGACAATAAGAAGGTCTCCAAGAAGACTTAAATCTCCTAAACGATCACCGTATCGATCACCAGGAAAAACAATGCCTAGAAAAACATCACATATTGAGTTGACATCATCGTCTCATAATTATATTGATACGCATAAACTACTTAAAAAAGTCAGACACttagattcaataggaactcaTTCATTAGAAGAAACTTTGAATAAAAACAAGGAACATGCGTCttcgttaaaagaaaaattaacaaatatgatGAAAGGAGTCTGTGATAATAATAGCGATATGATGAATTTATCTAAAGAAATGTCTAATAcacgtgtaaataaaaatgaacttAATGATGCAGATGATGAAGAAGATTTGGCATTACTAAGACAAAAAGCActtgaaacaaaacaaaaaaaatcaaataaacAGAACGAACAACCAAAGGCTGAAACTGCAAAAAAAGTAAGTGCAAATATTGATGATGATCAAGATGAAGAGGACTTAGAATTGAGAATGATTGCACTTCGTTCTGCAGTATTAAAAAAGCATCAAAATAGAGTTCAAAAAGGTATAAAATCAGGGAGGTATAAGAAGTCTAATATATCTCGCAGCGAGAGCCCATTCACTCAAAGTTTCTTAGATAGTATCCCTATACCTGGAgaagaattattaaattttgcatCGCCACCACATACCCCACTTCCTATGAGTGAAAATAATCATACAGAAGATATGGATTTAGATACAGATGTTgaaagtgaaaaagaaaaattgccgTATTCTCCAACAGATAAAATTACTACTAATATATCTGTGGATACAGAATTATTAGGCATTCAACCATCTGATGTGTCTTTCATCAGTGTTAATGAAGCAAATAATAGTCCAGATTTTCATACATCTATAACACCTAATCAGGATGATCAAAAGTCTTATCAGGGAAAGATCATTGAAAACCGAAGTTATTTACCAAATGTTGCATATTATACATTGTCACAGAATGCATTATATGCAACAACAAATGCAAATCCACAATATTCATCAACAGAGTCTGTTAAGTCGGACTTTATGAAAGTACACAATTCTCATGTAAATATTCTGAAAAGTAATAACACTTCCACCTTTGTAGATAACAGTACAAGTCAAGAAGTACCTTATTCTCCAACTGATACTCCTATATATGATCCTGATTTATCACATGAGCTTCCTCAAAATCTTGGTTCAGTTGCTATCTCAAATTCTTCTTTAGTAAGTATGGGATCTTCTTGCAATTCTAATATGCATGAAAGTAGTGAACAATACAATCACATGTCAACAAGTCAACAAACGCAGACAACAAAACAGATAAACAATGCAAATGAAGACGAACATTTAGATAAATTAGAAACACTTTCTATGGATGCAGCTGTTAGTTCTGCTGCTAGTTCCCTCAGAGAATCGATATCATTGAATAGTTCAATAACAATTGATGATCTTCCTGAAACAGATACAGATAAAAGTCCATTAATTGAATCtcttaaaaatgtaaaacataTGGAATACATTCCAAACAATACAACTGACAACATTAAAGAAATAATGCCAGAACCCCTTTATATGAAAGGAGTACCAGATGTTACCaaagatataaataaaataccaaCATTAATTAACAGAACGCTCGTTCCAGCATCAAtattaaaaacaaacaaacaactacaacaGCCTTTACCTATAAGGAAGTCCACTACGCAAGAACCAACATTTAAAAGTGCACAAATGCAACCAGTAGTCATTAATGAAGAAACTAGTTCAAAGGCAAATACTTCCTTCAAACCAATTAAATTAATGTCATTTCCACAAAAATCTCATTCTGTTTTAACAATACCTACTGCATTTCATGATTCTTTACATGAAGATTCAATTAATGAAATACTTTCAAATAAAGATATTTTACCAGCAGAAGGTAATGTCAATGCAActcaaatacaaaataatagtaCTATAAATGCAGAAAGTTTAGATAAAACTTGTGATATTGCAAGTCTAAcacagaaaaagaagaaacctaCAAAAAAGGGAATAAAGAGAAAAAGTGGTACAGTACAGTTGATTACTAAAGAACATGATGCAATAGGTACAAACAATGACAATTTAAATGTTTtacataaacaaataaataaaacatctgAACCTGAGAAATTTGAAAAGTGTAAAAATAACAAAAGACAACTAAATGCAAAAGATAATGTAAAGGATAATATTCATCAACAAAATCAAATTTTGTCTGAAACGAATATAGATGAATTGAAAATGAATGATACTTCGTCTAGTGGTACAGTAGAACAAGTTAAGAATACAGATGCTAGAAGACAAAGCCTAGATGAAGATGAAGAAGCATTAAGGGCCATTTTATTAGCTTCTTTACCAAAACGAACAAAATCTACTAACCAAATGCAATCAAATTCAACtgcaattacaacagtatctagTATGTTATCAAATTGTAATAATCAAGTACTTGAAAATCAAATTGCATCAAAAGTTGAATTGTCCATGGTTAATACAATCAATACAACAGATACAAATAGTACAACATTTTTGTTGACTCCACAAGCAAATTCATGTGGTTCCGAAAATGATGCAAATCAGACAAATTCTGGGAGTAAAGCGATTAATACGATTACACAGGGAAGTTCACCTGCTGAAACTGTTAAGACATTAGCTTTGATAACTTCTGGGAGGAAACGATTAATTCCTATATCTAAGGGTCCACAAAAAAAACTTGTAAAAAGAATTCCAATCCCTGCAAGTACGAAAGTTGTGAACAATGCAAAAAAGTACCAAAATGCAATGGTTCAAAAGAAATTAAACTTACAAAAAGCTGCACTCTACGGTAAACAAAAAGTAACAGAAAGTAAAATTCTTACAAAAGTGCAATCTAATGATAATAAGTGGTCTACGAACACAAAAATATCATTGTCTGACACACAAAGAATTGTAATTAATTTGGAATCTGACACAGAAAGTGATTCTGAATCTGAACAACGTACAAATAAAGTTGTATCTTCAGTCAATTCTCTCACAGTAGACAAACATCAATCAACAATAAATTCCACAAttgaatttgagaaaaatttagaTCAATTTTTACGAGCTGTAAGAAAGAAACAAGAATCTTTGGCAGCTGCAAGACCAACATCAGTATCACAAACACTAAAAAAAAATGCAGTATTAACAACAAAACCAGATAATTCATCTAATCTTCATACACCTTTG GCTGTACGGCATTTACCTGCATCTCAACAGGAGGAATATCGACGATTAAAACAACAAATTATGGAACGTGAAAAACTGAAATTACATAGAACTGTAGAAAGTAATGGTTCAGTAAAGAACAAAAATGTGGAAGTATCTACAAAATCAATATCACCCAACAGTCCAAATAAAGAGTTACattcaaaaataaatcaaactgTGTCTGCAAAAAGTCAAGATCTAAATACACAACAACTTAACAAGGAAAACTGTTCCAAAAATTTAGAttcaataaaaaatacatatgcaaATATTCAATCATGTACTAATAATGTACATAGTGTTGATAAGCCGGGAAATGTAAGTCCAAACCAAACAAAAGCAATATCAAGATTAATAACTAATCTTAATGTATGTATATCTAATGAAAACCATCCAAATAGCATTGGAAACAATATTCTTGGGAATCCTTTACAGTTAGTTACACCTCGTAAAGTTTTTGAATTATCTGCAAATGAAATTCCAACAAAAGACAAAGCTTCATCTGGCTTGAAAGTCTTGTCCACAGATGAAGTAAATCGAAAGTATGTACAAATTCAAGTGAAAAATGATACAAATGAAAGAGTAGTAACAATACATGATAAAGTGACCTTAAATAATGAAACAGTAATTaatcaaaatgaaaatatttctggaAATAAAGATAATATTAATAGAGATACGTGTGATCATGATGAACTTATACAATCTGTAGAAAAGGAAATTATTACTGATGATACCCAATGTGGTAACAACCATGTAGtggattcagatgcatcaaCTGTTACTTTAACAAGAGACAATGAAAATGCAGACAGTAAAGGAAGTCCTGATACATCTGAATCAACGATTCAACTTTCGCAGTATGAAGAAGATAGTCGGGCATCAACAATTTCATTCGCGGAAAGTAAAgacgaaaattatatttcattattcaAAAATAATCTATTATCAAGTGATAAAAGAAGTATAGAGGAAAGTTGGGGAGCAATTAAAAGGGATGTCAAAACAGAGCTAAGTGCTCTTATTAATCTTTCACGGGTTGAACAGGAACAACGTTTAATGGATACAGAACAAAAATTAGTTTTAAAAcg TTATACGATATTAGATGAATTAGCAGAAATGTCGAGTAATCTTCGTCAGTGGCACATGGAACGAGATCTTCAAACAAATTTGGTTGCAGAAGTGAGGAAACTCAGGGAACAACTCAAAGTTGCCGAAGAAAGATTACAGCTGCAACGTAATCGTATAAATAATATAGGTCCAAAAGTAGTGGGAGCACATGGAAAAATCAATGCAGGCCGGCAAGAATGTTTTAAACTTGCAACAATTTGTTCAAGTTTAGGAAGTAGAAttataggaaaagaatacaa GGTACCTGAAGCTGGAGCACAACTTTTAAATAATAGATTGAAAGAAGTGGCTAATCACACACGGCAGCTTTCTCGGAAAAAAGTACCATCCATCGACATTCCGGAAGCACAAGAATCAACAAAATTAAATGAAGAAACTGTATCTATTGTGCATACGGAAATTTCACAGATTGAAGACTTGTCATTAGAAAAGAGCAATATAGATAATGGTGATATAaagattttaaacgaaaatgaaTGTTTAACAAAATCAAACGAAATTGAAAGCAATATGCTAATAGAAACAGTTAcagtaaatttaaaagaaacaagCAAAGAAGAAATGACATTAAGTAATTTGTATGCTAGCAATAATACAGAAAGCATACCTCAACACAACAATTCCGAACAAGAAGCATCTACTGAACAACTAGGTGGAAGTAATATCCCTGTTACTACTCCTAGTATTCCTAGTTCAAAATATACTAAAAAATTGGACCACAAAGAATCATCAGAAGATAAGATTGTAAGAACTAGTTCAAACTTGCAATCGTGCAACCAGAAAATAAATTCTACGAGACCTGAAGTAGAGCACCAAATTAAGAAGACCCTTTTACCTTATGAATCTATATTAACGCACTTTAAAGTGCCAAG GAACACGAATCCCAATGGCGTCCTTTGTCCGTACGAGTTGATGGGAACTTGCAATGATGGAGATTGTCAATTTATTCATCAAAGAGACAGTCAAGCCAAGTAG